In Humulus lupulus chromosome 6, drHumLupu1.1, whole genome shotgun sequence, a single genomic region encodes these proteins:
- the LOC133784434 gene encoding (R)-mandelonitrile lyase 3-like codes for MAPLFLLILLSLSFHHQQLQVLALANRSQHDFGYMKSVYDANEMPLKGQYDYIVIGGGTAGCPLGATLSEKYSVLVLERGDAPNAHPSVFTTSGFFANLNREDDGTTPAQRFTSEDGVQSLRGRVLGGSSMLNAGFYSRADDEFLAQSGIEWDVDLMERAYEWVEETIVYRPRVDVWQSSVRESLLEVGLVPDNGFTVRHKIGTKTSGSTFDPFGTRHGAVELLNRANLENLRVAVNATVNRIIFSTKASTPAAIGVIYTDSKGKSHVALVRRKGEIILSAGAIGSPQLLLLSGIGPRSYLSSLHINPILHSQPNVGKFMADNPGVTINLILPNSTERLPTKITGITSDYIIQTTTSSVQPNVTTNLSLGLISEKIPGPLSSGSLRLASSNNVKVAPRVRFNYFANPIDLSRCVMAMKKVGDMLKSNALDRFKHKGSDGKREFLFYGPSLPMNNHSNDDSLIESFCRTRVSTFWHYHGGCVVGKVVDSDFRVKGITSLRVVDGSTFNISPGTNPQATLMMLGRYVGLNMMRKRTESS; via the exons ATGGCGCCATTATTCTTGCTTATACTACTGTCACTAAGTTTTCATCATCAACAACTGCAAGTTCTTGCTCTGGCCAATCGTTCTCAGCATG ATTTTGGTTACATGAAATCAGTATATGATGCAAATGAAATGCCATTAAAGGGACAATATGACTATATAGTAATCGGAGGAGGCACAGCAGGGTGCCCTTTAGGGGCGACTTTATCAGAAAAGTACTCAGTCCTTGTCCTTGAAAGGGGCGATGCCCCTAATGCACATCCAAGCGTCTTCACGACAAGTGGATTCTTCGCTAATCTCAACAGAGAAGACGACGGTACTACACCGGCGCAGAGGTTCACGTCTGAGGACGGCGTTCAAAGCTTAAGAGGGAGAGTTCTAGGtgggtcaagcatgcttaacgccGGCTTCTATTCGAGGGCTGACGACGAATTCCTCGCCCAGTCCGGCATAGAATGGGATGTCGATTTGATGGAGAGAGCGTATGAATGGGTTGAAGAGACTATAGTTTACCGTCCAAGAGTGGATGTTTGGCAATCTTCTGTGAGAGAATCTCTTTTGGAAGTTGGCTTAGTTCCGGACAATGGCTTTACTGTTCGTCACAAGATTGGGACCAAAACCTCTGGCTCCACTTTTGACCCATTTGGGACGAGGCATGGGGCCGTCGAGCTTCTCAATCGAGCAAATTTGGAAAACTTGAGAGTTGCTGTGAATGCCACAGTGAACAGAATCATTTTCTCCACCAAAGCCTCAA CACCAGCTGCAATTGGAGTCATATACACTGATTCAAAAGGGAAGTCACACGTGGCACTGGTACGCCGGAAAGGGGAAATTATTTTGAGTGCAGGTGCCATTGGGAGCCCTCAACTTTTGCTCCTTAGCGGAATCGGTCCACGTTCTTACTTGTCTTCACTCCATATTAATCCCATACTCCATTCACAGCCCAACGTTGGAAAATTCATGGCCGATAATCCTGGTGTCACCATCAACCTCATACTCCCAAACTCAACGGAGCGTTTACCAACAAAAATTACAGGAATTACTAGTGATTATATAATTCAGACCACAACCTCTTCTGTTCAACCAAATGTCACTACAAATTTGAGTTTAGGTCTCATTTCTGAAAAAATCCCCGGACCCTTGTCAAGTGGCTCCTTGCGATTGGCTTCTTCGAACAACGTAAAAGTTGCACCGCGTGTTCGATTCAACTACTTCGCCAATCCGATTGACCTCTCGCGTTGTGTTATGGCTATGAAAAAAGTTGGTGACATGTTGAAAAGTAATGCATTGGACCGATTTAAGCACAAGGGTAGTGATGGTAAGAGAGAGTTCTTGTTCTATGGACCATCTTTGCCGATGAATAATCATTCAAATGATGATTCGTTAATTGAATCCTTTTGTCGAACAAGAGTGAGTACATTTTGGCATTATCATGGGGGATGTGTTGTGGGGAAGGTTGTTGATAGTGATTTTAGAGTGAAGGGAATTACTTCACTTCGAGTTGTGGATGGTTCAACTTTCAACATCTCTCCTGGGACCAATCCTCAGGCCACTCTTATGATGTTGGGACG GTATGTAGGGCTTAACATGATGAGAAAAAGGACAGAATCAAGCTAG